The proteins below are encoded in one region of Paenibacillus sp. YYML68:
- a CDS encoding NHLP leader peptide family RiPP precursor, with product MLTPEELKYKIIRLTWEDAAFKAKLIANPKAAVKEAFGVDIPANVNVQVLSESDNQFYLVLPSEPSTVLVGGSNEPRGMW from the coding sequence ATGTTAACGCCAGAGGAACTGAAGTACAAGATTATTCGTTTAACATGGGAGGATGCAGCTTTCAAAGCAAAGCTCATCGCAAACCCGAAGGCCGCAGTAAAAGAAGCATTCGGTGTTGACATTCCTGCTAACGTAAACGTTCAGGTACTGTCCGAGTCGGACAACCAGTTCTACCTCGTACTTCCATCGGAGCCTTCCACGGTTCTGGTTGGCGGTAGCAATGAACCTCGTGGTATGTGGTAA
- a CDS encoding sensor histidine kinase, which translates to MRSRSGYWIIYVLLGLLMIGFLLSQASSNTDDDGVESLTEWEYVWAQSDSPHSSIFVSEQAQWQTESLDKLNSDQPSDSSVKWIRFVVPSFAASSPSLLMNRVYGQNMSVYMNGVQIYVSTRSYPYLINNVVVPLSKEAFGKTVYVRLQSSKGQLGFSEVIRYGEDHELRKRLDANLESVIIGSAFVFIAFTMLICTVFLRRTQATSQWMLLTVIVLSVGIMFITYSPYSYSIYQEHGELLFILFDCTLLSMLPAITYFFEKIIGPGYWGTIRLFRNFQLLYSLYCAVFLMMTCLHGYAAYEVYYFFSVTLLGYVIIVQFILLATSTIINAVKGNQEAHIFAIGSIMMAVSVVIDVICFYVFYADYELYLWKWGVSFFVISLIVVMGRRLAHYYEQVINYSREVELYNNQLQRSDKLEVISELAASIAHEVRNPLQVTRGFLQLLSQKVSEQERQYMHLAISELDRASDIITDFLTFAKPQLDNMVSLNVHRELKQIEGIIIPLARLNGGEIEVTIPQQLHIRGNSSKFKQALINLIKNSIEAFMENGRIEISASEENGHVRIHIKDNGEGMDAAAIARLGEPYFSTKTKGTGLGLMVTFRIIEVMQGQIEFFSEKGHGTEVVLTFPTYSEHSS; encoded by the coding sequence ATGCGTAGTCGAAGCGGGTATTGGATCATTTACGTGCTGCTCGGACTCTTAATGATCGGCTTCCTGTTAAGCCAGGCTAGCAGCAATACAGATGATGACGGAGTTGAAAGCTTGACGGAATGGGAATACGTATGGGCGCAGTCTGATTCACCACATAGTTCGATATTTGTTTCCGAGCAGGCACAATGGCAGACGGAGTCGCTTGACAAGCTCAACTCCGATCAGCCCAGCGATTCATCGGTAAAGTGGATCCGGTTTGTCGTTCCGTCCTTCGCAGCAAGCTCTCCATCTCTGCTGATGAACCGAGTGTACGGCCAGAACATGAGTGTATATATGAACGGTGTGCAAATTTATGTATCGACTCGCTCATATCCATACTTGATTAATAACGTCGTCGTGCCTCTGTCCAAGGAAGCATTCGGTAAGACGGTCTATGTGCGCCTTCAATCGAGCAAGGGCCAGCTCGGCTTCAGTGAAGTGATTCGGTACGGCGAGGACCACGAGCTGAGGAAGCGGCTGGATGCCAATTTGGAAAGTGTCATCATTGGGAGCGCATTTGTATTCATTGCCTTTACGATGCTGATTTGCACCGTATTTTTGAGGAGAACGCAGGCGACGTCTCAATGGATGCTTTTGACGGTCATCGTGCTGAGCGTAGGGATCATGTTTATTACGTATTCGCCCTATAGCTATTCCATTTATCAGGAGCATGGCGAGCTGCTTTTCATTTTGTTTGACTGCACGTTGCTTTCCATGCTGCCAGCCATTACTTATTTTTTTGAGAAAATTATCGGACCCGGCTACTGGGGCACCATTCGATTATTTCGCAATTTCCAGCTCTTGTACTCTCTGTATTGCGCCGTATTTTTGATGATGACGTGTTTACACGGTTATGCCGCGTACGAGGTCTATTACTTTTTCTCTGTGACACTGCTCGGGTATGTGATTATTGTGCAGTTCATCTTATTAGCAACCTCCACGATCATCAACGCCGTTAAGGGGAATCAGGAGGCGCATATTTTTGCAATCGGGTCTATCATGATGGCCGTTTCGGTCGTCATTGATGTGATCTGCTTCTACGTCTTCTATGCCGATTATGAGCTCTATCTGTGGAAATGGGGGGTAAGCTTCTTCGTCATCTCCTTGATCGTCGTCATGGGCAGGCGGCTTGCTCATTATTATGAGCAGGTCATCAATTACTCCCGAGAAGTGGAGCTGTATAACAACCAGCTGCAGCGATCGGATAAGCTGGAGGTGATCAGTGAGCTGGCTGCTTCCATTGCTCATGAGGTGCGCAATCCGCTTCAGGTGACAAGGGGCTTCCTGCAACTACTGTCTCAGAAAGTAAGTGAGCAGGAGCGGCAGTATATGCACCTCGCGATATCCGAGCTTGATCGGGCATCCGACATTATTACTGATTTCCTGACCTTTGCGAAGCCGCAGCTAGACAATATGGTCAGTCTGAATGTTCACCGTGAGCTGAAGCAGATTGAAGGAATTATTATCCCGCTGGCCCGATTGAACGGAGGCGAGATCGAGGTCACTATTCCGCAGCAGCTTCATATACGCGGCAATTCGAGCAAGTTTAAGCAAGCCTTAATTAACTTGATCAAGAATAGTATCGAGGCTTTCATGGAGAATGGACGTATTGAAATCAGTGCTAGTGAGGAGAACGGTCATGTACGTATTCACATTAAGGATAACGGAGAAGGGATGGACGCGGCTGCCATAGCGCGGCTTGGCGAGCCATACTTTTCGACGAAGACGAAGGGAACCGGACTTGGCTTGATGGTAACGTTTCGAATTATTGAGGTCATGCAAGGTCAGATTGAATTTTTCAGTGAGAAGGGACACGGGACAGAGGTTGTTCTTACGTTCCCCACGTATAGTGAGCATTCATCATGA
- a CDS encoding SH3 domain-containing C40 family peptidase, translating to MRQTSAALLLSLFLMLTFMLPAALAEEAVPTKAKAISGVSFRDQPSTSSNMMRYLKSGEVVTVRTMVNPNWYHITDANGVTGFVTSSERFISIISNARTVSSVNFRTAPTTEASRIRTLQTGEEVLVLEKMNDSWYKAQDQNGVVGFLSSSSKFIIVNTSVTRIVLPLQERIESVISEINKYAGTPYEFGSERFDITTFDCSDLMQQSFWDATRVVLPGDSRGQGDYVKSMSPTTTDWKQLKRGDLMFFMSYAGASAADYASIHKPTQTITHVAIYLGDGNILHTFSPESGGVRTDSIVGRHWEYRFLFGGSAMK from the coding sequence ATGAGACAAACATCCGCTGCACTCCTGCTCTCCTTGTTCCTGATGCTTACATTCATGCTGCCAGCAGCGCTCGCCGAAGAAGCGGTACCGACGAAGGCGAAGGCCATATCCGGGGTAAGCTTCCGCGACCAGCCGAGCACTTCCAGCAACATGATGCGCTACTTGAAATCCGGTGAGGTCGTCACCGTTCGAACGATGGTCAATCCGAACTGGTACCATATTACAGATGCCAATGGTGTGACAGGCTTCGTCACATCCAGTGAACGCTTTATCAGCATCATCAGTAATGCAAGAACGGTGTCCAGCGTTAACTTCCGTACCGCTCCTACTACAGAAGCCTCCCGCATCCGCACATTGCAAACGGGAGAAGAAGTACTCGTGTTGGAGAAGATGAATGACAGCTGGTATAAAGCTCAAGATCAAAATGGTGTAGTCGGCTTCCTGAGCTCCAGCAGCAAATTTATTATCGTCAACACGTCCGTCACCCGAATCGTCCTTCCGCTGCAGGAGCGCATTGAATCGGTCATTAGTGAGATTAACAAATATGCCGGTACGCCCTACGAATTCGGCTCTGAGCGCTTCGATATTACGACGTTCGACTGCTCCGATCTGATGCAGCAATCGTTCTGGGATGCCACACGTGTCGTACTGCCTGGTGATTCCCGTGGTCAAGGCGACTACGTGAAGTCGATGAGCCCGACGACAACAGACTGGAAGCAGCTCAAGCGCGGCGATCTGATGTTCTTCATGTCTTATGCAGGGGCAAGCGCAGCGGACTATGCGTCCATCCACAAACCGACCCAGACGATCACACACGTAGCGATCTATCTTGGCGATGGCAACATTCTACATACATTCTCTCCAGAATCGGGCGGTGTACGCACAGATTCCATCGTTGGCCGTCATTGGGAATACCGCTTCCTGTTCGGCGGCAGTGCGATGAAATAA
- a CDS encoding heavy-metal-associated domain-containing protein, with translation MSRAKFKVAGMTNQDCVHSVQSVLHSVGAESNVSLMNQMVTVEYDESVLSMEGIRSALEEHGYRIM, from the coding sequence ATGAGTCGAGCGAAGTTCAAGGTTGCCGGCATGACCAACCAGGATTGCGTCCATTCTGTTCAAAGCGTATTGCACAGCGTTGGTGCTGAATCGAACGTCAGCCTGATGAATCAGATGGTGACCGTCGAGTACGACGAGAGCGTGTTGTCCATGGAAGGGATTCGCAGCGCGCTAGAGGAGCACGGCTACCGCATCATGTAA
- a CDS encoding sugar phosphate isomerase/epimerase, protein MQFGILAHLLGTCSYEELPRRVRAHGFTFVQLALAKAFDGISTKTGALSPGYGIRVAEAFRREGVRIAVLGCYVDTTNADPTLRRQALDRFKEHLRFARDFGASIVAFETGHVSADRDPDDVWAILRGSMQELAAEAERWGVHIGLEPALGHAVDSLDTLERILADVPTANIGVLLDPCNLLHKDNAANQDDIMRRAFEQFGSRMIMAHVKDIAFDADGTKRNVPLGQGMLNLALYMELLRTNKPLMDVTLEQVQPEHMKDALDYLREQGYAD, encoded by the coding sequence GTGCAATTCGGCATACTGGCTCATCTGCTCGGCACATGCTCCTACGAGGAGCTGCCTAGGCGTGTGAGGGCGCATGGCTTCACCTTCGTGCAGCTGGCGCTCGCGAAGGCGTTCGACGGCATATCGACGAAGACAGGCGCGCTAAGCCCAGGCTACGGCATCCGCGTCGCTGAAGCGTTCCGCCGCGAGGGCGTGCGTATCGCCGTGCTCGGCTGCTACGTCGACACGACGAATGCGGACCCGACGCTTCGCCGTCAGGCGCTCGATCGGTTCAAGGAACATCTTCGCTTCGCGCGTGACTTCGGAGCGAGCATCGTCGCCTTCGAGACCGGGCACGTGTCCGCGGATCGCGATCCGGACGACGTGTGGGCCATCCTGCGGGGGTCGATGCAGGAGCTGGCGGCAGAAGCGGAGAGATGGGGCGTCCATATTGGCCTTGAGCCTGCGCTCGGCCATGCGGTCGACTCGCTCGATACGCTGGAGCGCATTCTCGCTGATGTCCCGACAGCGAATATTGGGGTACTGCTCGACCCTTGTAATCTGCTGCACAAGGACAACGCGGCGAATCAAGACGACATCATGAGACGGGCGTTCGAGCAGTTCGGCTCCCGCATGATTATGGCGCATGTGAAGGATATAGCGTTCGATGCGGACGGCACTAAGCGCAACGTGCCGCTAGGTCAAGGTATGCTGAACCTGGCTCTCTACATGGAGCTGCTTCGCACGAACAAGCCGCTTATGGATGTGACGCTGGAGCAAGTGCAGCCGGAGCATATGAAGGACGCGCTCGACTACTTGCGCGAGCAAGGCTATGCGGATTAA
- the uxaC gene encoding glucuronate isomerase, with protein sequence MKPFLDDNFLLNNDTAVKLYHSYAKSMPIIDYHCHLSPKEIYEDKTFSNLTEAWLYGDHYKWRAMRSNGAVESLVTGGEGVEDYDRFLAFARTMPQSIGNPLYHWSHLELRRYFGVYDLLSEATAPMIWEKVNAQLQNGGVSARELIKRSNVEIICTTDDPVDSLEYHIGIQKLEGFETKVLPSFRPDKALEINRATYLPWIAKLGEVTGSPIKSYGELLAALEARVTFFHEVGCKVSDHALDFVPYAPATEQECEAIFAKALSGEAVTFEEENKYKTYTFLFLGRQYTQRGWAMQLHINASRNNNTRMFNKLGPDTGYDSINDSDIAYPLVKLLDTLDQENSLPKTILYSLNPKDNYVIGTVIGSFQTNGVPGKIQFGSAWWFNDTKEGMLWQMNALANLGLLSRFVGMLTDSRSFLSYTRHEYFRRLLCNLLGEWVENGEAPNDMNLLGTMVQNICYNNAKQYFEL encoded by the coding sequence ATGAAACCGTTTTTGGACGACAATTTCTTGCTGAATAACGATACGGCGGTGAAGCTGTATCACAGCTATGCGAAGAGCATGCCGATTATCGATTACCACTGTCACCTGAGTCCGAAGGAAATTTATGAGGACAAGACGTTCAGCAACTTGACCGAGGCTTGGCTGTATGGCGATCACTACAAGTGGAGAGCGATGCGCTCGAATGGCGCAGTCGAGTCGCTAGTGACCGGCGGTGAAGGTGTCGAGGACTACGACCGCTTCCTCGCGTTCGCACGTACGATGCCGCAGTCGATCGGCAACCCGTTGTACCATTGGTCTCACCTCGAGCTGCGCCGCTACTTCGGCGTGTACGATCTGCTGAGCGAGGCGACCGCTCCGATGATCTGGGAGAAGGTGAACGCTCAGCTTCAGAACGGCGGCGTATCGGCCCGCGAGCTGATCAAGCGCTCGAATGTGGAGATCATCTGCACGACTGATGATCCTGTTGATTCGCTAGAATATCATATCGGCATTCAGAAGCTCGAAGGCTTCGAGACGAAGGTGCTGCCGTCGTTCCGTCCCGACAAGGCACTCGAGATTAATCGCGCGACCTACCTGCCTTGGATCGCGAAGCTCGGCGAAGTAACGGGCAGCCCGATCAAGAGCTACGGCGAGCTGCTCGCAGCGCTCGAAGCACGCGTCACGTTCTTCCACGAGGTCGGCTGCAAGGTGTCTGACCACGCGCTCGACTTCGTTCCTTACGCACCGGCGACGGAGCAGGAGTGTGAGGCGATCTTCGCGAAGGCGCTCAGCGGCGAAGCGGTTACGTTCGAGGAGGAGAACAAGTACAAGACGTATACGTTCCTGTTCCTCGGCCGTCAATATACGCAGCGCGGCTGGGCGATGCAGCTCCATATTAACGCGTCGCGTAACAACAACACACGTATGTTCAACAAGCTCGGTCCGGATACCGGCTACGATTCGATCAACGACAGCGACATTGCGTACCCGCTCGTCAAGCTGCTCGATACGCTCGACCAGGAGAATTCATTGCCGAAGACGATTCTGTACTCGCTTAATCCGAAGGACAACTATGTAATCGGCACAGTTATCGGCAGCTTCCAGACGAACGGTGTTCCGGGTAAAATTCAGTTCGGCTCCGCCTGGTGGTTCAACGACACGAAGGAAGGCATGCTGTGGCAAATGAACGCGCTGGCGAACCTCGGCCTCTTGAGCCGCTTTGTCGGCATGCTGACCGATTCGCGTAGCTTCCTGTCGTACACGCGTCACGAATATTTCCGCCGTCTTCTGTGCAATCTGCTAGGCGAATGGGTCGAGAACGGTGAAGCGCCTAATGATATGAACCTGCTCGGTACAATGGTGCAGAACATCTGCTACAATAACGCCAAGCAATATTTCGAGCTGTAA
- a CDS encoding Gfo/Idh/MocA family oxidoreductase: MSPKKKYVLVGAGGRAEFFYSAICTSYRETSELLAFCDINETRMHYANKLLVEKYEYPAVRTYRTEEFDRMIELEKPDAVIVTSVDRTHHTYIIRAMELGCDVITEKPMTVDEDKCQAILDAVERTGRNVRVTFNYRYAPHHTKARELIEDGVIGRVHSVHFEWLLNTQHGADYFRRWHRDKRNSGGLLVHKSTHHFDLVNFWIGSEPETVFAFGDLLYYGRENAEERGVTRFYDRATGNANAKDDPFALHLDENEHLKAMYLDAEHEDGYRRDQSVFGDGINIEDTMGVLVQYKNKAILTYSLNAYLPWEGYRIAFNGSKGRIEMTIVEKSYVNSGGDKALEGALQNKSIKVFPMFDAPYEVDVVEGEGGHGGGDPILLNDIFGVPTEDRFNRAANHVDGARSILTGIAANKSIRTGQAVRIDDLVRFTQKCSREQYI; this comes from the coding sequence ATGTCTCCAAAGAAAAAGTATGTACTCGTTGGTGCCGGAGGTCGGGCGGAGTTCTTCTATTCCGCAATATGCACAAGCTATAGAGAAACGTCGGAGCTGCTCGCCTTCTGCGATATCAATGAAACCCGAATGCACTATGCCAACAAGCTGCTCGTGGAGAAATACGAGTACCCGGCGGTGCGCACCTATAGAACAGAAGAGTTCGATCGGATGATCGAGCTGGAGAAGCCGGACGCCGTCATCGTGACGAGTGTCGATCGGACACATCACACGTACATCATTCGGGCGATGGAGCTCGGCTGCGATGTCATTACCGAGAAGCCGATGACGGTGGACGAGGACAAGTGTCAAGCAATATTGGATGCTGTCGAGCGCACGGGCCGCAATGTGCGGGTGACGTTCAACTATCGATACGCTCCTCATCATACGAAGGCGCGTGAGCTCATCGAGGACGGCGTCATCGGTCGAGTCCATTCGGTTCACTTCGAATGGCTGCTGAATACGCAGCACGGCGCGGACTACTTCCGCAGATGGCACCGTGACAAGCGCAATAGCGGTGGTCTGCTCGTACACAAATCGACGCATCACTTCGATCTTGTGAACTTCTGGATCGGCTCGGAGCCAGAAACAGTTTTCGCTTTCGGAGATTTATTGTATTATGGTAGAGAGAATGCCGAAGAGCGAGGTGTTACACGCTTCTATGACCGAGCGACCGGCAATGCCAATGCGAAGGACGACCCGTTCGCCCTTCATCTGGACGAGAATGAGCATCTGAAGGCGATGTATCTGGATGCTGAGCACGAGGACGGCTACCGCCGCGATCAGAGCGTGTTCGGAGACGGCATCAACATCGAGGATACGATGGGTGTGCTCGTTCAGTACAAGAATAAGGCGATCCTCACGTACTCGTTGAACGCTTACTTGCCGTGGGAAGGCTACCGCATTGCGTTCAACGGCAGCAAGGGACGCATCGAGATGACGATCGTGGAGAAGTCGTATGTCAATTCCGGCGGTGATAAAGCGCTGGAGGGCGCTCTGCAGAACAAGTCGATCAAGGTGTTCCCGATGTTCGACGCACCGTATGAGGTGGATGTCGTAGAGGGCGAGGGCGGACACGGCGGCGGCGATCCGATCTTGCTGAACGATATATTCGGCGTGCCGACTGAGGACCGCTTCAACCGCGCTGCGAACCATGTGGACGGAGCCCGCTCCATCTTGACAGGCATTGCCGCGAACAAGTCCATTCGCACAGGTCAGGCTGTACGCATTGATGATTTGGTACGTTTTACTCAAAAATGTTCACGTGAACAATATATCTGA
- a CDS encoding AraC family transcriptional regulator, giving the protein MNPPETMKHGRMTDPFYFEYIRRDASYNMMVNHYHPFYEIYYLLSGERMYFIKDTSYRIQSGDLVFIPKNDVHKTRDAKQPAHERMIIHFDDRFIHSMAAPQAKFLLSPFHHSTPVLRLPEKERALIHAHMQRTLDELAVKSTGYELYLASVVTDLLLIASRTLEQQQPVEVSHAAPMHKKISEVIRFLNVSFAEPLHLQMIADKFFISPYYLSRMFKEMTGFTLIDYLNLTRIREAQRLLRETDRKITDIASMVGFENFSHFGKTFKKMTRTSARDYRQQQKAAPRS; this is encoded by the coding sequence ATGAACCCGCCGGAGACGATGAAGCACGGCCGCATGACCGATCCGTTCTACTTCGAATATATACGTCGCGACGCGAGCTACAACATGATGGTCAATCACTACCACCCGTTCTATGAGATCTATTATCTGCTCTCGGGCGAACGGATGTATTTCATCAAGGACACGTCATACCGTATTCAGAGCGGCGATCTCGTCTTCATCCCGAAGAACGATGTACACAAGACGAGAGATGCGAAGCAGCCTGCGCATGAACGTATGATCATCCACTTCGATGATCGATTCATTCACAGCATGGCCGCTCCGCAGGCGAAGTTTTTACTCAGCCCGTTCCATCACTCGACTCCAGTGCTGCGCCTTCCGGAGAAGGAGCGCGCCCTCATTCACGCGCACATGCAGCGAACGCTCGACGAGCTCGCGGTCAAGTCGACCGGCTACGAGCTGTACCTCGCCAGTGTCGTTACAGACTTGCTGCTGATCGCTTCGCGTACGCTGGAGCAGCAGCAGCCGGTCGAGGTATCCCACGCCGCGCCGATGCATAAGAAAATATCGGAAGTTATTCGCTTCCTCAACGTGAGCTTCGCTGAGCCGTTGCACCTGCAGATGATCGCAGACAAGTTCTTCATCAGCCCGTACTACTTAAGCCGCATGTTCAAGGAAATGACCGGGTTCACGCTGATCGACTACTTGAATTTGACGCGCATACGCGAGGCGCAGCGTCTGTTGCGCGAGACGGACCGTAAGATTACCGATATCGCTTCAATGGTCGGGTTCGAGAATTTCTCGCATTTTGGCAAAACGTTCAAAAAAATGACCCGCACGTCCGCTCGAGACTATCGCCAGCAGCAGAAGGCTGCTCCTCGTTCGTAA
- a CDS encoding alpha/beta hydrolase has protein sequence MWHPDRYMQQLYESRPQSLAFNAHDRSGWDRWRTELRQQLVSSLGGLTDMTAPLAPVLLESVECDGYVRERVELGTGESLRMPAYVLVPKQRSGQLPVVVGCHGHGYGSKAAVGLLPDGLDSGDDPNVHHQFAVSLVKRGFVVIVPELIGFGDRRLSSEPIVNRDSNSCFAIGVHLLMMGKTIAGLRIQETMRAIDYVCSRPEVDGGRIGIFGLSGGGLVAGFTAALDERIQATVISCYTNTFADSILHQRHCIDNYIPGILSYAEMPELIGLLAPKPLFIEAGRDDHLFPLHGTEKALATLRRVYEAADAASLLDHHIFPGKHEVCGECSYPWLERQLGLSST, from the coding sequence ATGTGGCATCCGGACCGATATATGCAGCAGCTCTATGAGTCGAGGCCTCAGTCGCTGGCGTTCAATGCTCATGACAGGAGCGGCTGGGACCGCTGGCGCACTGAGCTGCGCCAGCAGCTCGTGAGCAGTCTAGGCGGCTTGACGGATATGACCGCGCCACTGGCGCCAGTGCTGCTGGAGTCCGTCGAATGCGACGGCTACGTGCGCGAGCGCGTTGAGCTCGGCACGGGCGAGTCGCTGCGTATGCCAGCGTATGTGCTCGTGCCGAAGCAGCGCAGCGGACAGCTGCCCGTCGTCGTCGGCTGTCATGGCCACGGCTACGGCTCGAAGGCGGCCGTTGGCCTGCTGCCGGACGGATTGGACAGTGGCGACGATCCGAACGTACACCACCAGTTCGCAGTATCGCTCGTGAAGCGCGGCTTCGTTGTCATCGTGCCAGAGCTGATCGGCTTCGGCGATCGGAGATTATCGAGCGAGCCCATCGTGAATCGGGACTCGAACTCGTGCTTCGCCATTGGAGTTCATCTGCTCATGATGGGGAAGACGATCGCAGGCTTGCGCATTCAAGAGACGATGAGGGCGATCGACTACGTATGCTCCCGTCCGGAGGTCGACGGCGGACGGATCGGCATTTTTGGCTTGTCCGGTGGCGGGCTGGTCGCTGGCTTCACGGCTGCACTCGATGAGCGGATTCAGGCAACGGTCATCAGCTGCTATACGAATACGTTCGCAGACAGCATTCTGCATCAGCGACATTGCATCGATAACTACATTCCGGGCATATTGTCTTATGCAGAGATGCCGGAGCTCATCGGTCTCCTTGCACCGAAGCCGCTGTTCATAGAAGCGGGCCGGGACGATCACCTGTTCCCGCTTCACGGCACGGAGAAGGCGCTTGCTACGCTGCGCCGTGTCTATGAAGCAGCCGATGCAGCGAGTCTGCTCGACCATCACATCTTCCCAGGCAAGCACGAAGTATGCGGCGAGTGCTCGTACCCTTGGCTGGAGCGGCAGCTTGGCTTAAGCAGCACCTAA
- a CDS encoding glycoside hydrolase family 88 protein → MTTTKWSIQMADSFIEHYPIVSDMPFQKKRNWNYENGIVLTALERVYKATGDRKYYEYIKRNMDLFIKADGTIATYNLNEYNVDMINQGKALFLLYQHTGDEKYRKAIELLVTQLKSHPRTSEGGLWHKKIYPFQMWLDGVYMMSPLLTAYARMFHEHEWFDDVANEILLMEKRSRDPRTGLLYHGWDESKEQRWANKDTGCSPHFWGRAVGWYVMAIVDVLDDMPLDHPKRGEIIGIFWRLTEALIDVQDPESGMWWQVLDQGGREGNYLETSATAMFVCAFAKGARHGYLGGNALEAARRGYEGMLKRCIEPSANGGGYHLNHICGVAGLGNKPYRDGSYEYYVGEVIRQDDPKGVAPFIMASLEIEAVEGLSE, encoded by the coding sequence ATGACTACTACGAAATGGTCCATCCAAATGGCAGACTCGTTCATCGAGCATTACCCGATCGTATCCGACATGCCCTTCCAGAAGAAGCGCAATTGGAACTACGAGAACGGCATCGTGTTGACTGCGCTGGAGCGTGTGTACAAGGCGACCGGTGATCGGAAGTACTATGAATACATCAAGCGCAACATGGACTTGTTCATCAAGGCGGATGGCACAATCGCTACGTACAATCTGAACGAATACAATGTCGATATGATTAATCAAGGCAAGGCCCTGTTCCTGCTGTATCAGCACACAGGCGATGAGAAGTACCGCAAGGCGATCGAGCTGCTCGTTACTCAGCTGAAGAGTCATCCGCGCACGAGCGAGGGCGGTCTGTGGCATAAGAAGATCTACCCGTTCCAGATGTGGCTGGACGGCGTATACATGATGTCCCCACTGCTCACCGCCTACGCGAGAATGTTCCACGAGCACGAATGGTTCGACGACGTGGCGAACGAAATATTGCTCATGGAGAAGCGCTCCCGCGATCCGAGAACAGGCCTGCTCTACCACGGCTGGGACGAGAGCAAGGAGCAGCGCTGGGCGAATAAGGACACGGGCTGCTCGCCGCACTTCTGGGGACGCGCCGTTGGCTGGTACGTCATGGCAATCGTCGACGTGCTCGACGACATGCCGCTGGATCATCCGAAGCGCGGCGAAATTATCGGCATCTTCTGGCGTCTGACGGAGGCGCTGATCGATGTGCAGGACCCGGAGAGCGGCATGTGGTGGCAGGTGCTCGATCAAGGCGGACGGGAGGGCAACTACCTCGAGACGTCGGCTACTGCAATGTTCGTCTGCGCCTTCGCCAAGGGCGCACGTCACGGTTATCTCGGTGGCAATGCGCTGGAGGCGGCGCGTCGCGGCTACGAGGGAATGCTGAAGCGTTGCATCGAGCCTTCAGCGAACGGTGGCGGCTATCACTTGAACCATATTTGCGGCGTAGCGGGACTAGGCAACAAGCCTTACCGTGACGGCTCGTACGAATACTATGTGGGCGAGGTCATTCGCCAGGATGATCCGAAGGGTGTAGCGCCCTTCATCATGGCAAGCCTGGAGATCGAAGCGGTGGAAGGACTTAGCGAATAG
- a CDS encoding MFS transporter produces MGTGTNSKRDGRLSQEAIVTLVNHGLFQFGNALSAVFINLYLWRLTNDLWINGVFNLITLLAAPIATIFVGKLAKQKDRLLAYRTGIYMTAFFYLCILIVQERMVDYYIVFALLKGVSTAFYWLGQFTMIYEVSSDDTRYRYLGWNLVINNIALLAGPAIAGLLIGTFEGLKGYGWLPIVLILVMASQIGIERLVAPIADKKRVASGKSFCTR; encoded by the coding sequence ATGGGCACTGGCACCAATTCGAAGCGCGACGGCCGTCTCTCGCAGGAAGCGATCGTTACGCTAGTTAATCATGGCTTATTCCAGTTCGGCAACGCGCTGTCGGCCGTCTTCATTAACTTATACTTATGGCGATTGACGAACGATCTTTGGATTAACGGGGTGTTCAACCTCATCACGCTTCTGGCTGCGCCCATAGCGACGATCTTCGTCGGCAAGCTCGCCAAGCAGAAGGATCGACTTCTAGCGTATCGGACTGGAATCTATATGACCGCCTTCTTCTACTTATGTATTCTGATCGTTCAGGAGCGGATGGTTGATTATTACATCGTATTCGCCTTGTTAAAAGGGGTGTCTACCGCCTTCTATTGGCTCGGACAGTTTACGATGATCTACGAGGTGTCGTCGGACGATACACGGTATCGGTACTTGGGCTGGAATCTCGTCATTAATAACATCGCGCTGCTGGCCGGTCCTGCGATTGCGGGTCTGTTAATTGGGACGTTCGAAGGCTTGAAGGGCTACGGGTGGTTGCCGATCGTGCTCATTCTCGTCATGGCTTCGCAGATTGGCATCGAGCGCCTTGTCGCACCGATCGCGGATAAGAAGCGGGTAGCAAGCGGCAAGTCATTTTGCACACGTTAA